CTTCAGGGCCGTTAGGACGTTCACCCAATAACCACCATGACAAAAGCGCACTACAAACGGGAACAGCCAAGGTACCTAACCCAGCAATAGAGGCAGGTAAATGTTTCAGAATAAACATCCAAAGCACCCAAGCAACCGCCGTTCCCAGCACCGCGTTATACAGTAATCCACCCCAAAGATAAGGATGCCAGATAATCGGTTTTGAAGGGATAATCAGGGCGATAACCGTTAACGCAATAGCCCCCATCGCCATCTGCCAAGTGGTTAACGATAGCAGGTCCGTAGGTGTACGAAGATACAAGCGTTTAGCAATAATCACACTCGCGCCCCAGCAGAAACCAGAGAATATCGCTAATATGGAGGCCAGCATCGACCCATTATTATTCCACGGCTGCAAAATCAGAATCATGCCGCAAACGGCGATTGCCGTAGCCAAATACTGCAATTTAACCAACCGCTCATTTAAGAACAGCCCCGCCAGTAAAATAACCCAAAACGGCATGGTATACGCCAGAATAGCCACCTTACCAGCTCCGCCAGTGATCAGCGCCCATTGGGAAAAGCCAACCATTCCGACCGTCTGTAACACACCAATAATAAATGTAGTGCCCAAGGGAGGGGCTTCATTCCTCGATTACGTAGTTTAAGCACCAGTAATAACAGAACCGCTCCTAGTGCACAGCGCATAGCGGCGAAATCAAACGGGCCGATATAAACCAGCACGGTTTTCATCACGATCCAACTGTAACTCCAGATACAAGTGAGGAAAACTAAAGCAATAACGGCAGAAAGATTGAGTTTCAAGATGGTTACACCATAGGGATAGATCGCAACACCGGTTCAATATGTAGACGATAAGTCAGCAATGAACGATTAAGCAATCATACGATCGAGGTAAATGTATTATCGGCTAAAGCCGGGGGAAGGCAAGTAAAGAAACAGA
Above is a window of Limnobaculum parvum DNA encoding:
- a CDS encoding DMT family transporter, which translates into the protein MILILQPWNNNGSMLASILAIFSGFCWGASVIIAKRLYLRTPTDLLSLTTWQMAMGAIALTVIALIIPSKPIIWHPYLWGGLLYNAVLGTAVAWVLWMFILKHLPASIAGLGTLAVPVCSALLSWWLLGERPNGPEAAGIVCVVMALVLVSLSKRRE